ACTATTTGCACATGATTATTTTAGGTTGCTATATCAGTTTATTGTTtggttattgttattttgtcgGCCGTCTGTtgatctttataaaaaaaaattcgagacAACTTTTATGAAAACACGAAACATTATCGTAGAAACAAATAAGGTGGTTAATTATATTAGATAAAAATACTGATTccgaaaataaaaaacaaagtatGGAAACAAGTAAAATTTATAGTAAAAGAAAGTATATAGATTGGTATATAATGTATAGCAGCAGTTGATGGACGGTTTGCATCAGAAATAAGCATTGTATACAAACATTCTGTTTAAGATTTCTACACGATATATGtatctttaaatgaaaaaagataaaaataatacccGACGTAATTAAATTTCCTTACAAACAATTTGAGTGCATATAAAAAATACGTgactttaaatataaaatgtcctCTTGAGTGTGTCTGtcaatttcatttcatttaatgTCTTTGTTCTTTTACTTATTTAGTTATTACAAAATGGCAACGAATTCTAGTACATGAGTCAAATGGATAATAAACTACTACTTGGATATGCTCCATTCTTTGTTGTTCGGCGTGGCGAGATATAGATAAAGAATacattctctttaaaaaatcgGTATTCTGTAACGCGGAATTTGCAATTTCTCTCTGTTCTTCTGTGTGTGCGCAAAGTTATTTCTTCACCAGgtttgcaaagaaagaatttttaacaATTCCGTTTCATATCTGTTACAATAGCTTTTTGATAGTCTGCGATGTTCAGTCCTTTCAGTTTCTCTGGAGCAGGCATCTCGATGAAGTCGGCGGTGATGTTGCTGCTAGACCTATTCTCGTGCCATCGCGCCTCCACTCACTCCAACTTCCTGTAATGTGTAAGAGGGCGATGTGCATTATGACAAGTTTTACATCCAAGACATGCCTATACCTCcctttgtctctctccctcATACACAAATACTCGCGCACTCACACTCTACTTCTGTAACTCCAGATAACCACTGTCGACAGGGAAATTTTTCCATACAAAGCGATAAGTAAAGGTGAGGACAGGTTTCAACAAGACATAGTGTGACCTCGTCATGGTAATTCAGATCTTGAACGTATATATTATCAATAATGCTGACCGAGTATGTTTACGGATGTTTTTGTTGCTACAAAGGTAATGTCATCTTTTTTGTGTGTCGGTCTCAGCACATAGCTCGTCTACATGAAGCAAAACAGCTCTATTTTTAACGGGACAAAAATCCATATGTTGTTGGCAACAAGATATAGGACACAATCTGAACAGAAGAGGAAAACTGTGTTAAGACACAGAGATTCCCTGTCAATAATGAAGAAAATCCTTTGTTTAATAGGgttaggattttaaaaatatttctcaatattatctctcttttttcaagAGACTTCCGGAGATTTACTGGATGACAAGTGGAGCAAGCGGTAAGAGTGATTGCACCGAAagctcaaagaaagaaaaaattgtgaaactTGTAACGAGATAAATTGTTCAAACTTAATTGCTTTATAAGAAGACTATAGCATGATAAATTGGTAGAAGTCGTGTTATCTACAGCATGTTCACTGAgtgtaaattatatatatatgagagagatcGAGAGAGCACGGATGCAGTCAGCTGTCCACGAAGACACATATTTCTTATTACACGTATGTTCACCACAGACACATGTGCCTATTTAATTAGGACTactggaaagagagagaggcgaGAAACAGCAGCCCAGAGCTTGTTGGACAGTGTGAGCCATTCGCAGTCAGTCAGCAGTCCAGTTAATATAAAATTCAGGCGTTAACGTAGTAAGTGAAAGTAACTTGCTAGTTCCCTTTAACTTAAAGGACTAAACAAGTCAAAACACGAGTTGGACTTAAATGATAGATGTTTTAAATCTAAATCATATCCGCTGAAACTTTCAGATCTGAAAACCATCTTTTACTTACAACCAAGTCTAAAACAGCTTTTGGCGGCTCGAGTAGACTCAGAACGTCCTttaagggattctaaaggcttgtgataaggctgtggcgacggtcaaacgtttcaaaaatatatttagttacaatgacagagcacgagagcaacacatgagaaataaaggattGGTTTCTCATTTAATTACCACCTATTAGCACTATTTCCGTTGCCgctgtttataaaaattgaaaaaatccagtgaaatcgacccttgtgtgcTTCCGACGGTAACCACGTTatatctttgtgatgcggatactagcgcgttataaaactacatcatcatcatcatcttcccaGATGATCAAGCAGATCAACccttcttgtgatgtcagagtcttattgtgacgtcagtctctgacaggaagtgtctgtatctgtatcattgcgaagatttgacgtcatttattgtatgacgcactctgtgtgtaagtcttgtaaggctctgtctgtcggaaactgatgaaaagacaattttgaatcttttcccatcttttcgtggcaatcgggtgcagcacattctcgaggcatggttgtcactatggaaaccacacgtcatagggtcacgtgacggagaacgagactttgtggaagcaaacaaagagtcccgtgtaatttctcttattaaacacaacattctactaaaaaccttcaacgttttccacatgaacacacatataaatagacgagattcaaatgtatcctactctgTACGCCATTAtaagcagttttagtttgcctttagaatccctttaagccCAGCTTACCATTCCCTTGTTTTTCCCTTCCCAACTCGTAATAGTATACCTAATAAACAGTTGTATCTTTCTATGGTACTAATGTTATAGTGTACCTCATGAGCCGCTGTAACTTTCTATAGTACTAATGTTGaggttggaaaaaaaagtaaatattccTACCTGTGCTTCTTGGATCAAAGCACATATAGGAAGAAACCAGTGAAGGACACAATCCATGCAGAAACCACCCTGAAAAtgatcatgaaatatttttataaagcattttatTGTCGTAGAAAATATATAGCTGAAAAGTCTTTTAATGTTGAGCGTTGAACAAAGGAAAGCAAGCAAGATATAAGAATTATTTAATGACactgaaaacataaatttaatcAATCAATTAACCAACTATAATCAATCAATAAACCAACTAATCAATCAATTAACCAActaatcaatcaaccaatcagtcTGTCATCTCTAACACAAAGCATGGCAAATTGAAAGCATGAAAGAACTAATGATTATCGCGTGGgaagataagaaagaaatgcCATCAATAATGTAAGATGACTATAAGAGATCAAAGGTGAACACTGagacaacaaagaatgtgactaaaccggaagctttgtagtatcatgcctcgttttagtagttaagtagaaaaaaaatcgtctgctagcaatccagtaatacaagttcgtggagtGACGAATGAAATGGGGACGTCGCCACAGGAACGGCAGGTCGTCTACTGTATTGACCTCAGTAAATAAAAGAGCGCTTCGCCCTCCTCCCCAGCCACGACCTCCGTGCGGTGGCTATAGCGACAGCTGAACAAGAACTAGCTGTCGAAAAAGATTGTCTGTGCGTTGTGACATTAATTGACATTATatgctgtttatttgtatatgAAGTTTATTAGCTGAGTGATATTTTTGTTCTCACTGCAGATGAGTCTGGCTTTTGTATTGCGCAAAGTGGTCGTCTGCGTACGTGATAGACACTATAGGAGCGCACAAGTGTTTCGACAGGCAGGTTGTCATCGAATGtccatttttaatttagtgaGAAGAAAGTGCAGCAGGTCGAAAAGGCCCTTCTGTACCGTTAGAgtttggttaatttttttttttttttttttggtagttgtTTAAAGTATACGAACTTTATAGATAATCGATtttgggttgggtttttttttactcggAGAAAAGTGAAAATCTCAAGTATTGCACTATATAGGGTAGATAAAGTCAAGAGTGTTATTATAGTAGGTCGTGCGCTATCGGGCGCCATCTTGGCCAACGTCGTCGTCTCAAGGAGGAGGATCGCAGAAGAGCTTTTGGTGCTTGTCGTGGCCAGCAAATGTTGTGCTCACTTACTCACTGTTTACACACCGATCGTATCCCTAGCGACGACCCTGTCTTTTTTGCTATCGTGTAACGTACGTGTGGAAAGGATGATTTAAGTGCCCTTGCTAAGTGCTTGAAGAAAGTAGTTTTCATATCTCACAAAAGCAGTTGCTAAACCTAAACGTCCCGTGGATAGCAGCTACGTAAAacgagtatttttttaaatgtaaaacttaaaaacttaagaaaatcctatgtttaataattttagttCATATGGCGTTCTTCTATATTAAAAACTCCTGGAATTATACAAAGTTTACCAAATTTTCACCCatgaaaaatgttcacaaaattcAAGATAATCAAGGAGTAATTTTTCActaagggaaaaaaagttaCCAAAAAAGTTTAATCATCATGAAACCCAGAGTTTTCTGTGTATGAGTTTTGTTAGTCGAAGAAAGTCAGGTAACCTAAcgaaatttttgtcttttatattaTTGATTTTTGCTCAATTGCATCACGGAAACAATCACAAGCGATCCGTCAGTCCCCAGACTGTGCCACGGGCGAGTAATTCACGAACACGATCAATAAACCGAGTCCAGCCACCCGGCACTGAGATCGATCTTATCGCTGACATGCTTCACCGCCTCAAAACTGCTCCTTGGGAAGACTTAAATGCTAACCcgagcgctcagcgaaaatcgctggaaatataTATCATATTGGAAAAACATATTCTGGTGGTACTTTATGACTAAGAGACACGAGAAATagttcattaatgtttttttcttaatcacacctgaatttgtcaagaaaataatgaaagggcagtatttctaaaaatagcatcatctgcatgagctgaattcgaAGAACACAGATGCAATCCTTGGTAATAGAAAACAGaccgttattttatttttaacttcagtcaacgcttctaaataaagttcagatATGTAGGGCTCTATTCCTATAATCAGCTGTTTAATTTTCTGGGCAAAATAATCGCTTTTTGAACACGACaacctgagcgatgtttcttcatttgactcAGAGACATGCATAGCTTTGCCACACTCATGGTTAGAAATACTGCTACTTCTGCTTACCTAGTGGTAAGTGAGAATACCAATGTTTGAAGacatatcttgaaaattaagcataattaccTACTCATATTTTTggagaattattattttaaaatgaacttaacgagatcacaaagaaaagaattgcACTCGTGTTAGCCTTTAACAAATCCAACCTAAACATCTAAACAGAGAGTGTTTAAGCCTCGCGTGGAGCCTCCAAAAATTCaaccaatttatttttttaaaaaaacaactttttatgtTGAGTAAGCAATgatactataattttttttatattttgtgtaaaaaaaaattaatgtgacATTTACTAGATGGAAATACATCAAGACCTTTGTCACAAGCTTTCTGATCCTTTTTCATGCATCGCATCAGAAAGAGCTGCGACCTGACATGCGACTGGCTGTCATGGGATTTGTGTTGGGGGGAAAAACCCAGTGTCTTCATGGCTTACGCAAGACAGTCTGCAGGATTACAccaccttctctctttttcatggCTGGGATACGACGGCTGCTACTACTAATACTACGGAACTACCATCACCGCCATCAAGCaccaccactttataactactaTCTTTTGTAATAGaagagcaatttttttaaaaagaaaaagaagaataaaagtgaCTAAGTTGACTTCTCCGTGTCGGGGTGGGAACATCAATGCTTGAAGTTTAATCCTTGCAATAAGGTAGAAagacaagcacacaaaaaagGGACCAGAAAGAGTTTTTGCTTTGCTCTTTAGTGATTATCGTTGCCTTCGGCTTTGTTAGTAGTTTGACATATTCTGGTTTTTACAAACCCTATCATCGTGACGGGGTTGGACTGGGGCGAGGAGGAAGAAAAGCGattaaatatgttaaatatgatttttttatagcCCATAACTGGtgtcagaaagaaaatataatcatATATTTATCTTACCTCGATTCCCTTCTGCTCTCTGATCTTGCCCCTGATCTTGGCCCGGGTGTAGACGCCGATGGGCCCCAGGATGGTCAGACAGCCGTACACGCAGCAGCTCTCACCCACTGCCTGGGCGTTCTGGCCGGCCGTGAGACAAGGCACAAAGTAGGTGATGATGCACAAGCCGCAGTTGTTGAAACAGCCAAATAGTCCGTTCTGCCAAGCTCCCATTTTGCCCCCTTTTTTGTTATTTCgttctttttgtaaagaatGGGTACCTGCGTCCGTCAGGGCACTGAAGGCGAGGCGAGGACTATTTATAAAAGATAGAGGTCCTGGTTGCCTTTATTCTCTGTCGTAACTCCTGGCACTGCTCTCTGATTGGTTAGGTCAGGTGAAAACTGTTTGTAGTTACCGACGTGGTTCGGCTATGGCCGGGAGGCGAGTGTGTATCCATTGCTATGGAGACGGAGACGGAGACGGGATAACGATTGGCGTTTGTGTCCTACAGATCCACAAGAGCAGCGAGCTTTTGGCGGGATGGGAGGTATTCTTCTTTCCTGTTCTCTGATTGATTTGATGTTCAataattggttttttttcttttttttttttcgatcgAGAATGTGATGCCAGAGAGATTTACTGGAAGCGCACTGCTAAGGACGAAAAATGCatcatttaaattgttttcttcacgTCTGTTCAGGATCATATTGCGCTTTTTTCGGTGTTCTCTGCGTGAATGTGACAGTCCTGCAATGTGAAGGAGACTCGTGTACAAGAATTTTTATCGTAGATAGTTGATCAGTGCGCCTTGAATGCTTGACGTGGAGGTCAAGAGACCCTCGGCAGTGACCTATAGTTTGATCGTTTTTCGACATCTTAAGCACACCCGTTAAGTTAGCCATTTCATATTTTGCCTCtgtaatcaaaaaaaaaaaaaaaaagaaaagaaagaaagaaaaaagatgacgCAGACTCTCGAATGAGAGAAAACAGTGTACACATGCGGGAGTTGTAGGAAAACTAACGACGGTAAGATATTTATGCACTAAAACGAGGCTAAGTGCACTTGCACggcacagttataaatttcatACCGCAGACAAAGACAAGTTTTGATGCGAgggtgtgtatgtatttgtgagGAAGGGACCGGGATTTGGAAGCATGCACAATTTTCTGCACACAGGATATCACTTTGCCAAAAATGTAtagtctttcacacacacacacatgcgcgagGACAAATATCTTAGCCTACACTATTCTTCTTTCAGCAGCTGATGTTActaacatttaaacaaataaaccagtGCTTCTGAACGAGTAGACTAGGAAAACAGACTCAGATCGTGGCGAGGGGTTCTGTTTTAGTCAAAACGGCTGTCAGAGATGTTATTtcgtattttcttatttaaatgaGTACATTCTGACAAGACATAGAAGATAACGTTCCCTGATAAATGATTGAGGCATACATTTGAATTACATGCATATATTTAGTTCCAAGGACCAGaatcaaatgcatcactt
This sequence is a window from Pomacea canaliculata isolate SZHN2017 linkage group LG5, ASM307304v1, whole genome shotgun sequence. Protein-coding genes within it:
- the LOC112565153 gene encoding protein PLANT CADMIUM RESISTANCE 3-like, whose protein sequence is MGAWQNGLFGCFNNCGLCIITYFVPCLTAGQNAQAVGESCCVYGCLTILGPIGVYTRAKIRGKIREQKGIEGGFCMDCVLHWFLPICALIQEAQEVGVSGGAMARE